The following DNA comes from Meleagris gallopavo isolate NT-WF06-2002-E0010 breed Aviagen turkey brand Nicholas breeding stock chromosome 13, Turkey_5.1, whole genome shotgun sequence.
GGTGTCTGAACACCTACCCAAGTCACAGCCACGGCACCGAGATCTGTGTTAGGTCTGTGACCTGTGTGCCTTTCAGTGAGTTCATTAACACGTCCTGGTGTTTGCATAAGTAAAATGAACTTGCAGGCTGGTTTTGTAAATCCTCATTGCTGACGTGCCACACATTTATTTACAGATGGACGTTTGTGCCAGACAGCTCagccacagcttttagcagccCCAGGAAAACCACAGGGACAATGAGAGTTCATCTCAAGGGAGATGCGATCTGTACCCTTTTCCTGGTGGTAGCACTTTGCTCGGTGCTCTACACCCAGCTGGAGTATTTAGCCCCCAAAGGGGGCAAGGAGCTGACACAGAAGAAGCCTTCAGTAACACAGAGAATATTCTCTGACCCCAGAGCACCTTGGAGACCCACACTGACTGAGGCAACAGTACCCAGACCCCCGTTAATTCCTATCACTAGACGAACAGAAGTGGCTAATGGCAGGGTCCAAACTGCAAATCCAGCCCCATCAACTGATTCTGCCTTCAATTTCAAGCGTTACCTCCTAAACAAGGACAACAGGAACTTCAACCTCCTCATTAACCAGCCCAAGAAATGCAGGAGAACACCTGGAGGCCCCTTTCTGCTCATTGCTATCAAATCAGTAGTTGAAGACTTTGACAGACGGGAGATTGTCCGGAAAACCTGGGGCAGGGAGGGTTTGGTGAATGGGGAGCAGATTCAGAGAGTGTTCCTCCTGGGGACACCAAAGAATAGGACATCTCTGGCAACGTGGAAGACCCTGATGCAGCAGGAGAGTCAGGCGTACCGGGACATTTTACTCTGGGATTTCATGGACACTTTCTTCAACCTGACCCTGAAGGAGATCCACTTCCTGAACTGGGCTGCTGAATTCTGCCACAAtgtgaaattcatttttaaaggtgATGCTGATGTTTTTGTCAACATCGAGAACATTGTTGACTTCCTTGAGAGACACAACCCCGCCGAGGACCTCTTCGTTGGGGACATCATCTACAATGCCCGTCCCATCCGCACCCGGAAGAGCAAATACTACATTCCAGAGACCATGTATGGCCTCAGCATCTACCCAGCCtatgcaggaggaggaggtttCCTGCTGTCCAGCTGCACTATGCAGAAGCTGTCCAGGGCTTGTGGAGAGGTAGAACTCTTCCCCATCGATGATGTTTTTCTGGGCATGTGCTTACAGAGAATCAGCCTCAAACCCATTTTGCATGAAGGATTCAAGACCTTTGGTATTGTCAAGCCTTCTGCAGCCCCACACCTACAGACATTTGACCCCTGTTTTTACAAGGACCTGATGGTAGTTCACAGTCTGAAAGTTGCTGAGATCTGGCTCATGTGGAACCTGCTCCACAGCCCAAGGCTCTCCTGTACTCAGAAGAGGCAAGTGAAGAAGCCTTTCcagtggaaaaggaaagcacaaaTTGCAACACAGACATCACTCCTCAGTTAATGCAGGCAGACTGGCAGCAGAAGAGTGGCAAACCAGCTGAGAAAGGGAACCTGGAGGGCTTGCAACCAAATGAACAGATTTTAGGAGTATCTTAGTAAATAGGCTGCACAAGACAACAAACTATGGCAGGAATTTGCCAGAATTTCACATTTGCTCACACACACCATGCTCCATTAATGTGTCCAAACAATCATAATGAtatgtttaatttattattatttattagaaTTACAGTAGTGCTTAGGAGATCAGTGTGCACAGACATTGCAAAATGCAATCCTCAGAGATTTTTCAGCATTGTT
Coding sequences within:
- the B3GNT9 gene encoding UDP-GlcNAc:betaGal beta-1,3-N-acetylglucosaminyltransferase 9, with the protein product MRVHLKGDAICTLFLVVALCSVLYTQLEYLAPKGGKELTQKKPSVTQRIFSDPRAPWRPTLTEATVPRPPLIPITRRTEVANGRVQTANPAPSTDSAFNFKRYLLNKDNRNFNLLINQPKKCRRTPGGPFLLIAIKSVVEDFDRREIVRKTWGREGLVNGEQIQRVFLLGTPKNRTSLATWKTLMQQESQAYRDILLWDFMDTFFNLTLKEIHFLNWAAEFCHNVKFIFKGDADVFVNIENIVDFLERHNPAEDLFVGDIIYNARPIRTRKSKYYIPETMYGLSIYPAYAGGGGFLLSSCTMQKLSRACGEVELFPIDDVFLGMCLQRISLKPILHEGFKTFGIVKPSAAPHLQTFDPCFYKDLMVVHSLKVAEIWLMWNLLHSPRLSCTQKRQVKKPFQWKRKAQIATQTSLLS